The Longimicrobiales bacterium genome has a window encoding:
- a CDS encoding glycosyltransferase family 4 protein codes for MKVALVAAMAAPYRLPVWEALGQRLEQLDVLLCSERESNRIWRDTRDAAASYSRTVLPGFHRYVLGLEWGFHWNPTLLRHLRRVAPDAIIVNGYDSPSYLTAMAYARVQGVPLVLSVEGHAESSRFTTGPIAAARRRLVRAADACLAHGRASADYVAAQGMPRDRIVTGILPVDVERVGRLADAIAARSDRKVPPVQFISVGRLTGRKRVIDLVDAFRTVDPCDACLTIVGHGPLQQRIEAMLAEPGLEHVRFAGASSTLDETVAHLGRADVLVMPSVREVWGLVVNEALAAGLYVIASRTSGATPDLIEDAPFEVGMAIDPAKPAALAAAITAAAARVKAGCVDRDRIAQWGRTHTPERHAENMVEAIGIAIGRRSRLRGKES; via the coding sequence GTGAAGGTAGCGCTCGTGGCGGCAATGGCCGCCCCCTACCGTCTCCCCGTCTGGGAGGCGCTCGGCCAGCGTCTTGAGCAGCTTGATGTGCTGCTGTGCTCGGAGAGGGAGTCGAACCGTATCTGGAGGGACACTCGAGATGCTGCCGCGAGCTATTCGCGCACCGTTCTTCCAGGCTTCCACCGTTATGTTCTGGGCTTGGAATGGGGCTTCCACTGGAATCCGACTCTGCTCCGGCACCTGCGGCGCGTTGCGCCGGATGCAATTATCGTCAATGGGTACGATTCACCGAGCTACCTTACGGCTATGGCGTACGCTCGTGTGCAAGGAGTGCCGCTGGTGCTGTCTGTCGAAGGCCATGCGGAAAGCAGCCGCTTCACCACGGGCCCGATCGCCGCTGCCCGACGGCGCCTGGTTCGTGCCGCCGACGCATGTCTCGCTCACGGCCGCGCGAGTGCGGATTACGTGGCTGCGCAGGGCATGCCACGCGATCGGATCGTGACCGGAATTCTGCCAGTCGATGTTGAACGTGTTGGCCGCCTCGCGGATGCGATTGCCGCCCGCTCCGACCGGAAGGTTCCGCCCGTGCAATTCATCTCCGTGGGCCGTCTCACCGGGCGCAAGAGGGTCATCGATCTGGTCGATGCATTCCGGACTGTTGACCCGTGTGATGCCTGTCTGACGATCGTCGGACACGGTCCGCTCCAGCAGAGAATCGAGGCGATGCTCGCGGAGCCGGGGCTGGAGCATGTGCGCTTCGCTGGCGCGTCCAGCACACTCGATGAGACGGTGGCCCACCTGGGACGTGCGGATGTGCTCGTCATGCCTTCCGTACGCGAGGTGTGGGGTCTTGTGGTGAATGAGGCGCTCGCCGCCGGACTCTATGTCATCGCCTCCCGTACGTCCGGCGCTACGCCGGACCTGATCGAGGATGCGCCGTTTGAAGTCGGCATGGCTATTGACCCGGCCAAGCCTGCTGCTCTGGCTGCGGCCATCACCGCGGCGGCGGCTCGCGTCAAGGCGGGCTGCGTGGATCGCGACCGCATTGCGCAATGGGGGCGCACGCATACGCCGGAGAGACACGCGGAGAACATGGTAGAAGCCATCGGCATCGCCATTGGCAGACGATCAAGACTGCGCGGCAAGGAATCGTGA
- a CDS encoding class I SAM-dependent methyltransferase: MAEFDRFSSNYEQVLSESLVIGGGEPEFFHRGKALLIRNVLGSDFSGDLLDFGCGTGGLLRKLAEFLPAAALYGYDPSEPCIQRAASIPGVRQATSSETALSAASADVVLIANVLHHIVPEERNDVLRRVWNYLRPGGKVIVFEHNPYNPLTRDVVRRCPFDEGVVLLRPAEVKRRLRATGAVRVEQRYTTFFPSWVRALQPLERHMGWLPLGAQTCSVGHKRR; the protein is encoded by the coding sequence ATGGCAGAGTTCGATCGGTTTAGCAGTAACTACGAGCAGGTTCTCAGTGAGAGCCTCGTCATCGGCGGCGGTGAGCCAGAGTTCTTCCACCGAGGGAAAGCGCTCCTAATCCGCAACGTGCTGGGGAGCGATTTCAGCGGGGACCTGCTGGACTTCGGCTGCGGGACCGGCGGTCTCCTACGCAAGCTCGCAGAATTCCTGCCAGCTGCCGCGCTGTACGGGTACGACCCCTCTGAGCCGTGCATTCAGCGCGCCGCTTCGATCCCCGGTGTGCGGCAGGCCACGTCATCCGAAACAGCGCTATCAGCTGCGTCCGCCGACGTAGTACTCATTGCGAACGTGTTGCACCATATCGTACCAGAGGAGCGGAACGATGTGCTGCGCCGCGTATGGAACTATCTCCGGCCCGGCGGAAAAGTGATCGTCTTCGAGCACAATCCATACAACCCATTGACGCGTGATGTAGTGCGGAGGTGTCCGTTCGACGAGGGCGTTGTGCTTCTCAGGCCCGCCGAGGTGAAGCGGCGCCTACGTGCAACCGGCGCGGTGAGAGTAGAGCAGCGTTACACCACGTTCTTTCCAAGCTGGGTTCGCGCCCTGCAGCCCCTTGAAAGGCACATGGGCTGGCTGCCGCTTGGTGCACAGACGTGTTCGGTCGGTCACAAGCGGAGGTGA
- a CDS encoding glycosyltransferase — translation MKITVVIPNFNDIRIERALRSVEAQTLAPHEILIVDGGSTNAEVLEFYRRCRADVVSEKDGGIFDALNKGVRRSSGDVVYLMGADDELSDSRVFEGVAAQFAHQPSLDGVSIGCEFVIASGHVIRKWYPRTVTAARMRRGLLPPHFSLFLRREIYDLVGPFKYREWGNVACDILWLMDLAIMKPDLRIAMTSEHHLRMEYGGASTGSFSAVMNQFVVVHRYAKANARHLRQWYLYSPVRTLSKLLQFRMGN, via the coding sequence ATGAAGATCACCGTTGTGATTCCGAACTTTAACGATATTAGAATCGAGCGCGCTCTTCGTTCCGTTGAGGCCCAGACCCTGGCTCCGCACGAAATCCTGATCGTGGATGGCGGCTCCACGAACGCTGAGGTCCTGGAGTTCTACCGACGCTGCCGGGCGGACGTGGTCAGTGAAAAGGACGGGGGTATCTTCGACGCCTTGAACAAAGGCGTGCGCCGTTCGTCCGGTGACGTGGTGTACCTGATGGGAGCAGATGATGAGCTATCGGATTCCCGCGTGTTCGAGGGTGTGGCCGCCCAGTTCGCCCATCAGCCTTCACTCGATGGAGTGTCGATCGGCTGCGAGTTCGTAATTGCGAGCGGCCACGTCATACGCAAATGGTATCCGCGCACCGTCACAGCAGCCCGGATGAGGAGAGGACTGCTGCCTCCGCACTTTTCACTGTTCCTCCGGCGGGAGATCTACGATCTGGTGGGGCCGTTCAAATATCGCGAGTGGGGGAATGTCGCGTGCGACATTCTCTGGCTGATGGATCTGGCAATCATGAAGCCGGACCTGCGTATCGCAATGACGTCCGAGCACCATCTGCGCATGGAGTACGGTGGCGCAAGTACGGGCTCGTTTTCCGCCGTGATGAACCAGTTCGTGGTGGTGCACCGCTACGCGAAGGCGAACGCTCGTCACCTGCGGCAGTGGTATCTGTACTCGCCCGTCAGGACTTTGTCGAAGCTCCTGCAGTTCAGGATGGGCAACTGA
- the aroF gene encoding 3-deoxy-7-phosphoheptulonate synthase, giving the protein MNHTATAPEVDRVIHTIREMGYEARPIPGKQRTAIGLVGNDGKVDSAQLEALPGVLQVIHVTQPYKQVSREWKADSTIVELPNGTRIGGDDVVLMAGPCSVESREQILGIAHRLKASGATVLRGGAYKPRTSPYAFQGLGLKGLELLAEARAQTGLAIVTEAIETDTLSAVAEYADIIQIGARNMQNYPLLRRAGQTGKPILLKRGLSATIKELLLSAEYILAEGNPNVILCERGIRSFDDQTRNLLDLTAIPVVKALSHLPIIADPSHGTGIRAKVMPMARAAVAAGADGLMIEVHPDPDHAKSDGAQSLWPDQFDELVTQVSLIAEAIGRRILPAALQV; this is encoded by the coding sequence ATGAATCACACCGCGACCGCCCCCGAGGTGGATCGCGTCATCCATACGATCCGCGAGATGGGCTACGAGGCCCGGCCCATACCCGGAAAGCAGCGTACCGCCATCGGCCTCGTAGGCAATGATGGCAAGGTCGACAGCGCCCAGCTCGAAGCCTTGCCGGGCGTGCTTCAGGTCATCCACGTCACCCAGCCCTACAAGCAGGTCTCGCGGGAATGGAAGGCGGACTCGACGATTGTCGAGCTGCCCAACGGGACCCGCATCGGCGGCGACGACGTGGTCCTCATGGCCGGGCCGTGCTCCGTCGAATCGCGCGAGCAGATCCTGGGCATAGCCCACCGGCTCAAGGCGTCCGGCGCGACCGTCCTCCGGGGCGGCGCCTACAAGCCGCGCACCTCCCCCTACGCCTTTCAGGGCCTGGGCCTGAAGGGCCTCGAGCTGCTCGCCGAAGCCCGCGCGCAGACCGGCCTTGCGATTGTGACCGAGGCCATCGAGACGGACACGCTGTCCGCCGTCGCCGAGTACGCTGACATCATCCAGATCGGCGCGCGCAACATGCAGAACTACCCGCTGCTGCGCAGGGCGGGGCAGACGGGCAAGCCGATCCTGCTCAAGCGCGGCCTGTCCGCCACGATCAAGGAGCTGCTCCTGAGCGCCGAGTACATCCTGGCCGAGGGAAATCCGAATGTCATCCTCTGCGAGCGCGGCATCCGCAGCTTCGACGACCAGACCCGAAACCTGCTGGACCTTACGGCCATCCCGGTCGTGAAGGCGCTGTCGCACCTGCCGATCATTGCCGACCCGTCGCACGGCACCGGCATTCGCGCCAAGGTGATGCCTATGGCCCGCGCGGCTGTGGCCGCCGGCGCAGACGGCCTCATGATCGAGGTCCATCCAGACCCGGACCACGCGAAGTCCGACGGCGCACAGTCGCTCTGGCCGGATCAGTTCGATGAGCTGGTCACCCAGGTGTCCCTGATCGCGGAAGCCATCGGCCGCCGCATCCTGCCGGCCGCACTCCAGGTCTGA
- a CDS encoding YraN family protein, with amino-acid sequence MAAHNDFGAHAERLAAAYLERNGWTILERNWRFGRREIDLIARSGCTIAFVEVKARASVRHGHPLESIDWRKRRDIAIAASGWIERHGSRAWEYRFDAVHVIAPQTLRGRTECIDATPAVHHMENAWSM; translated from the coding sequence ATGGCAGCCCATAACGATTTCGGCGCGCACGCGGAGCGCCTGGCCGCCGCGTACCTCGAACGCAACGGCTGGACCATCCTGGAGCGCAACTGGCGCTTCGGCCGCCGCGAGATCGATCTGATCGCACGCAGCGGGTGCACCATCGCGTTCGTGGAAGTGAAGGCGCGGGCGAGCGTAAGGCACGGTCATCCGCTGGAGAGCATCGACTGGCGCAAGCGACGCGATATCGCGATCGCGGCGAGCGGCTGGATCGAGCGGCACGGCAGCCGTGCGTGGGAATACCGGTTCGACGCAGTCCATGTCATTGCACCGCAGACTCTGCGCGGACGCACGGAGTGCATCGACGCCACCCCCGCCGTGCACCACATGGAGAATGCGTGGTCGATGTGA
- a CDS encoding glycosyltransferase family 2 protein has protein sequence MNLRPPDSGMVSAELSVVLPCYNERDNIQAVHGRLKAVMDQLARRHEIIYVNDGSSDGSDRILERLHAEDPTVKVIHLSRNFGHQAALSAGMAAAQGQAVILMDCDLQDPPEVIPDFIAAWESGAEVVFAVRRNRKEGWLKRIAYSTFYRSMRWISKIDTPLDAGDFCLMDHVVVVAMLRLPERNRFLRGLRAWVGFRQVGVPFDRGMREAGESKYSLRKLAGLALSGYVGFSAMPLRLAGVLGVVSAFAGFALGTWIVILKLSGTSAPQGWASLFSLVLFVCGVQLLVLGTLGEYLGRVYDEVRQRPTYIVRERLGWSDSIPARPPEECVSDGRVRSV, from the coding sequence ATGAACCTGAGACCACCCGATTCCGGTATGGTATCCGCTGAACTATCCGTTGTGCTCCCCTGCTATAACGAGCGCGACAACATTCAGGCCGTCCACGGTCGACTGAAAGCTGTCATGGATCAACTTGCGAGACGGCACGAGATCATCTATGTGAATGACGGCAGCAGCGACGGCTCGGACCGCATCCTTGAACGCCTCCACGCCGAGGATCCGACCGTAAAGGTGATACATCTCTCGCGCAACTTCGGGCATCAGGCTGCGCTCTCCGCGGGTATGGCGGCGGCGCAGGGCCAGGCCGTCATCCTGATGGATTGCGACCTGCAGGACCCCCCGGAGGTCATCCCGGATTTCATCGCGGCGTGGGAGAGCGGTGCGGAGGTTGTGTTTGCGGTGCGGAGAAATCGGAAGGAGGGGTGGCTCAAGCGTATCGCATACAGCACCTTCTATCGATCCATGCGCTGGATTTCGAAAATCGACACACCGCTAGATGCCGGCGACTTCTGCCTGATGGACCATGTCGTCGTGGTTGCAATGCTGCGTCTTCCCGAGCGAAATCGATTCCTCCGAGGGTTGCGCGCGTGGGTTGGATTTCGCCAAGTCGGCGTGCCGTTTGACCGGGGCATGCGCGAGGCAGGCGAGAGTAAGTACAGCCTCCGAAAGCTCGCTGGGCTCGCCCTGTCAGGTTACGTCGGGTTCTCGGCCATGCCGCTCCGGCTGGCCGGGGTGCTGGGCGTGGTCAGCGCATTTGCGGGTTTTGCCCTCGGCACCTGGATAGTGATCCTGAAGCTGAGCGGCACAAGTGCGCCGCAGGGGTGGGCAAGCCTGTTTTCGCTGGTGCTGTTCGTGTGCGGCGTCCAACTGCTCGTGCTCGGTACACTCGGCGAGTATCTGGGGCGGGTGTATGATGAGGTTCGTCAGCGTCCAACGTACATTGTACGTGAGCGGCTTGGCTGGAGCGATTCAATCCCAGCACGACCTCCTGAAGAATGCGTGAGTGATGGCAGAGTTCGATCGGTTTAG
- a CDS encoding DUF4382 domain-containing protein has product MRPVFKRLLPLFVLPLTFAACEDSSFDPAGETGTMSIMLTDAPGDFANAIVTIESIELLGDNGDGQRVILREDPVTVDLLDLQNEVMTLVGATPVPGGTYSELRLVISEGLITVEQDDGSLLVYASSDEFAASEGFTADGDLQMPSFAQRGLKIKLPAQEAIVDGDENAVLIDFNVAESFGHQAGNSGKWVLHPVIHATGFTTTGSLTLNVVLADTVTLPVIDATQVTLGMLSAVLDRDGDMIPVMLTDADADGTWQATFRFLPPGDWSVGLGLVNKLLLTTDPALPLTFTVASGQNVSQTLTITSAGIQP; this is encoded by the coding sequence ATGCGACCTGTTTTCAAGCGACTTCTTCCGCTGTTCGTATTGCCGCTGACGTTCGCTGCCTGTGAGGACAGCAGCTTCGACCCCGCCGGTGAGACCGGCACCATGTCCATCATGCTGACGGATGCACCCGGCGATTTCGCGAACGCGATCGTCACCATAGAGAGCATTGAGCTGCTGGGCGATAACGGGGATGGTCAGCGCGTTATCCTGCGCGAGGACCCTGTAACGGTGGATCTGCTCGACCTGCAGAACGAAGTGATGACGCTGGTGGGCGCGACGCCGGTGCCCGGTGGCACGTACTCGGAGCTCCGCCTCGTCATCAGCGAGGGCCTGATCACGGTCGAGCAGGATGACGGCTCGCTGCTCGTTTACGCTTCGTCCGACGAGTTTGCCGCCAGCGAGGGCTTCACGGCGGACGGCGACCTCCAGATGCCGAGCTTCGCCCAGAGGGGTCTCAAGATCAAGCTGCCCGCCCAGGAGGCGATCGTCGATGGCGATGAGAATGCCGTCCTGATCGACTTCAACGTCGCGGAGAGCTTCGGTCACCAGGCCGGCAATTCCGGAAAGTGGGTCCTGCACCCGGTCATTCACGCGACTGGCTTCACCACGACCGGCTCGCTCACACTCAATGTCGTGCTCGCCGACACCGTCACACTGCCGGTCATCGACGCCACCCAGGTCACGCTCGGCATGCTCAGCGCCGTGCTCGACCGCGATGGCGACATGATTCCCGTCATGCTGACCGACGCCGACGCCGATGGCACGTGGCAGGCGACGTTCCGCTTCCTGCCGCCCGGTGACTGGAGCGTGGGCCTCGGCCTGGTTAACAAGCTCCTGCTGACGACGGATCCAGCCCTGCCGCTCACGTTCACGGTCGCGTCAGGCCAGAACGTAAGCCAGACACTGACGATCACGAGCGCCGGGATACAGCCGTAA
- a CDS encoding CoA-binding protein, protein MTESINEMRGEGMAERGRILEQDEDVAEALRSSKRLAVLGIKPESRDSRPAHYVPAYLQRNGYEIVPVPVYYPDVTEILGEQVYRTVAAVPGEVDMVVVFRKPNDVTGHVDDIIAKKPRVVWMQLGISNDAAAERFAEAGIDVVQDRCTMVEHRMV, encoded by the coding sequence ATGACGGAGAGTATCAACGAAATGCGGGGCGAAGGAATGGCGGAACGGGGCAGGATACTGGAGCAGGACGAGGATGTGGCCGAGGCCCTGCGGAGCTCGAAACGGCTGGCCGTTCTCGGTATAAAGCCGGAGTCGCGTGATTCGCGGCCCGCGCATTACGTCCCGGCGTACCTCCAGCGCAATGGCTACGAGATCGTGCCGGTCCCGGTGTACTACCCGGACGTAACCGAGATCCTGGGCGAGCAGGTGTATCGTACGGTCGCAGCCGTACCGGGGGAGGTCGACATGGTCGTCGTGTTCCGCAAGCCGAACGATGTGACAGGCCACGTTGATGACATCATCGCAAAGAAACCGCGCGTGGTCTGGATGCAGCTGGGGATCTCGAACGACGCGGCGGCGGAGCGGTTTGCGGAAGCGGGAATCGACGTCGTGCAGGACCGATGCACCATGGTCGAGCACCGGATGGTCTGA
- the dnaX gene encoding DNA polymerase III subunit gamma/tau → MAEHTQNRTALARTWRPRKFAEMATQEHVSDTLRAAVARGRTAHAYLFCGPRGVGKTTAARVLAMALNCPNRAEDGEPCGQCESCEKIWAGKTSLDVIEIDAASNRGVDDARDLRERAMYAPTDEHRYKVYIIDEAHMLTREAWNALLKILEEPPPRVIFVFATTEPQKIQQAAPPILSRCQRFDFRRISTQGIVDRLRTVLEGEGVAADDDALTPIARRAEGGMRDALSLMDQVLSFADGRVTGEDVRRVLGLVGDELYLELFAIVAEKRYADVFHFVQRVIDEGYDLAEFYKGLADALRVLMVTKLEGADAADVREDLRGDYAQAAEMFGRGDLLRMLSMVAELDTEGKFRKSANPRTMLEALLLRWAFLESTVDVETLIRAAGGDAPVPLGDRATDPARRTARPTPDSSPTGRPASGSAQTSEAAPTPGGDSPASDTIGPGQASARSILRDIAADAAPRPNGTTRAAATSRTAPAAAAPPSGAGPSGAAAAPAASREAAVTAATPAPDSETAPARAPSTAPADALEAVSATRAISLKDAERALRKMLEQRRAPHGLGIFLKAATIGEISGNQVVLEVPAGPGLERLSGESTSRVAVRDVLSELLGATIDLTVRPAGYADPDAGDSAPEPPRRITPERVKAERLAALSRDDPAFRAAIQSWDLELFD, encoded by the coding sequence ATGGCCGAACACACGCAGAACCGCACCGCCCTCGCGCGCACCTGGCGTCCCCGCAAGTTCGCGGAGATGGCCACGCAGGAGCACGTTTCCGACACGCTCCGCGCCGCTGTCGCGCGCGGCCGTACGGCGCACGCATACCTGTTCTGCGGACCGCGCGGAGTAGGGAAGACCACCGCCGCGCGTGTGCTCGCCATGGCGCTCAACTGCCCGAACCGCGCCGAGGATGGCGAGCCATGCGGACAGTGCGAGTCGTGCGAGAAGATCTGGGCGGGCAAGACGTCGCTCGACGTCATCGAGATCGACGCGGCGTCCAACCGCGGTGTGGACGATGCCCGCGACCTGCGCGAGCGGGCGATGTACGCCCCGACCGACGAGCATCGCTACAAGGTCTACATCATCGACGAAGCGCATATGCTCACGCGCGAGGCGTGGAACGCACTCCTCAAGATTCTCGAGGAGCCGCCGCCGCGTGTCATCTTCGTGTTTGCCACCACCGAGCCTCAGAAGATTCAGCAGGCGGCACCGCCGATCCTGTCGCGCTGCCAGCGCTTCGATTTCCGGCGGATAAGCACGCAGGGTATCGTCGATCGCCTGCGCACCGTGCTCGAGGGTGAGGGCGTCGCTGCCGATGACGACGCGCTGACACCCATCGCACGTCGCGCGGAAGGTGGCATGCGCGACGCCCTGTCGCTCATGGACCAGGTGCTCTCGTTCGCGGACGGTCGCGTCACGGGCGAGGATGTGCGCCGCGTGCTCGGCCTGGTCGGTGATGAGCTGTATCTCGAGCTGTTCGCGATCGTCGCAGAGAAGCGCTACGCCGATGTCTTCCACTTCGTGCAGCGCGTCATCGACGAGGGCTACGACCTGGCCGAGTTCTACAAGGGCCTCGCCGATGCGCTGCGCGTGCTCATGGTCACGAAGCTCGAAGGTGCCGACGCCGCCGACGTACGCGAGGACCTGCGCGGCGATTATGCGCAGGCCGCGGAAATGTTTGGCCGCGGCGACCTGCTCCGCATGCTTTCCATGGTCGCCGAGCTCGATACGGAAGGGAAGTTCCGCAAGAGCGCCAATCCACGCACCATGCTCGAGGCGCTGCTGCTGCGTTGGGCGTTTCTCGAGAGCACCGTGGATGTCGAAACACTCATTCGCGCCGCAGGGGGCGATGCCCCCGTCCCTTTAGGCGACCGCGCGACTGACCCCGCGCGCCGTACGGCCCGACCGACCCCCGACAGCTCGCCCACAGGACGCCCGGCCAGTGGCTCGGCACAGACCAGCGAGGCCGCACCCACGCCCGGCGGCGATTCGCCGGCCAGCGACACGATCGGGCCCGGGCAGGCGAGCGCTCGATCTATTCTGCGCGACATTGCGGCTGATGCCGCGCCGCGGCCGAATGGGACGACGCGTGCCGCGGCTACGTCGCGCACAGCGCCAGCGGCAGCCGCTCCGCCTTCCGGAGCTGGTCCGTCTGGCGCCGCAGCTGCACCCGCCGCTTCGCGTGAGGCAGCTGTCACTGCAGCGACACCCGCGCCCGACTCCGAAACCGCGCCCGCACGTGCACCTTCAACCGCCCCCGCGGACGCCCTCGAAGCCGTCTCTGCGACCCGTGCCATTTCCCTGAAGGACGCCGAGCGCGCGCTTCGTAAGATGCTCGAGCAGCGGCGCGCGCCACACGGCCTCGGCATCTTTCTCAAGGCGGCGACGATCGGCGAAATCTCCGGGAACCAGGTAGTGCTGGAGGTCCCCGCCGGCCCCGGACTCGAGCGGCTCTCCGGCGAGTCCACGTCGCGCGTCGCCGTGCGCGACGTCTTGAGTGAGTTGCTGGGGGCCACCATCGATCTCACCGTTCGTCCCGCCGGCTACGCTGACCCCGACGCCGGCGACTCCGCTCCCGAGCCGCCCCGTCGCATCACCCCCGAGCGCGTCAAGGCGGAACGCCTCGCCGCCCTCTCCCGTGACGACCCGGCTTTCCGCGCAGCCATACAGAGCTGGGACCTGGAACTGTTCGACTGA
- a CDS encoding sulfite oxidase, which produces MNPSSIDLRVVQAEPLNAETPLRALAGAVTPLESFFVRSNFAVPQIDAAGWTLGVAGLVRRPRTIGLRELKSLGETTIASVMECAGNGRRLMSPVPEGTPWELGAVSAGTFTGVPLRRLLELCEVDPRGVEVVFRGADSGAIDGGRVVHFERSLPVARAMDASTLLVWAMNDEPLRPEHGHPVRLFVPGNYGVASVKWLERITVVDTLFSGHFQTDRYVYRGHPRHAEEESVTRMHVRSLIATPEAGDIVRGTVMVRGMAWSGYGAVTAVAFSADGGATWQDARLLTASVSNPTMWESEWTPPAPGEYELVARATDTTGESQPLEPVWNELGYANNVAQRVRVTAEG; this is translated from the coding sequence ATGAATCCTTCATCCATTGATCTGCGCGTGGTCCAGGCCGAGCCGCTGAACGCGGAGACGCCGCTCCGTGCCCTGGCCGGTGCGGTGACGCCGCTGGAGTCGTTTTTCGTGCGCTCGAACTTCGCGGTCCCGCAGATCGACGCGGCGGGCTGGACTCTTGGCGTCGCAGGTCTGGTCAGGCGGCCGCGGACCATCGGGCTGCGGGAGCTCAAGTCGCTCGGCGAGACGACGATCGCATCCGTCATGGAATGCGCCGGCAACGGACGGCGCCTGATGTCGCCCGTGCCCGAGGGGACGCCATGGGAACTGGGCGCCGTGAGTGCCGGCACGTTCACGGGCGTGCCGCTGCGTCGGCTGCTGGAGCTGTGCGAGGTAGACCCGCGCGGCGTCGAGGTCGTGTTTCGCGGGGCGGATTCGGGGGCCATCGACGGAGGCCGCGTCGTGCACTTCGAGCGCAGCCTGCCTGTCGCGCGGGCGATGGATGCGTCCACGCTGCTGGTGTGGGCGATGAACGACGAACCGCTCCGGCCGGAGCACGGCCATCCCGTGCGGCTGTTCGTACCCGGCAACTACGGCGTCGCGTCAGTGAAATGGCTGGAGCGGATTACTGTGGTCGATACGCTCTTCTCCGGGCATTTCCAGACGGACCGCTACGTCTATCGCGGGCACCCGCGGCACGCGGAAGAGGAGTCGGTGACGCGCATGCACGTGCGGTCGCTGATCGCAACGCCTGAAGCCGGTGACATCGTGCGTGGGACCGTCATGGTGCGCGGTATGGCGTGGTCGGGCTACGGTGCGGTGACAGCTGTGGCGTTCAGCGCGGATGGCGGAGCGACCTGGCAGGATGCGCGGCTGCTTACGGCGTCGGTGTCGAACCCAACGATGTGGGAATCCGAGTGGACGCCGCCCGCACCGGGTGAGTACGAGCTCGTCGCACGGGCGACGGATACCACGGGCGAGTCTCAACCGCTGGAGCCGGTCTGGAACGAGCTCGGGTATGCGAACAATGTGGCGCAACGGGTGCGGGTGACGGCGGAGGGGTAA
- a CDS encoding NAD-dependent epimerase/dehydratase family protein, translated as MSRQICVTGGAGMIGSRLVRALLEAGHDVTVIDNLWRGQLNYLTSLDGFDAGTMFHRIDLSDPENAARTRHVLNGCDSVVHLADIVAGIGYVFNNQYEIFRVNNLINTHVLRACADTGVPRVLYAGTACSFPKHLQMSLGSVLRESQLFPAEPESAYGWSKLMGTLELQFMAEQHGITASTLMLHNVYGPNCDVEPARSQVIPSLIRRMIELEEGATLSVWGSGKQGRAFVHVDDIARAFVSALDCSSDELPPVVQIGPGHCTSIRELVETLRDRVIRKDLLIEYDRSKPEGDIGRCADFSLAQRVLGWSPQVDLEAGLTETYNWIEAELRARI; from the coding sequence ATGAGTAGACAAATCTGTGTAACCGGCGGAGCCGGCATGATCGGTTCGCGACTCGTGCGCGCGCTCCTCGAGGCCGGCCATGACGTTACCGTCATCGATAACCTGTGGCGCGGTCAGCTAAACTACCTCACCTCGCTGGATGGCTTCGATGCCGGCACAATGTTCCACCGCATCGACCTGTCCGATCCGGAGAATGCGGCGCGCACCCGTCATGTCCTGAACGGCTGCGATTCCGTCGTTCACCTGGCCGATATTGTCGCCGGAATCGGGTACGTGTTCAACAACCAGTACGAGATCTTCCGGGTCAACAACCTCATTAACACTCATGTCCTGCGCGCCTGCGCCGACACCGGCGTGCCGCGGGTGCTTTACGCAGGCACCGCGTGCAGTTTCCCCAAACACCTGCAAATGAGCCTGGGCTCGGTGTTACGCGAGAGTCAGCTGTTTCCCGCCGAGCCGGAGTCGGCCTACGGCTGGAGCAAGCTGATGGGTACACTCGAGCTGCAGTTCATGGCCGAACAGCATGGCATCACTGCGTCAACGCTCATGCTGCACAACGTTTATGGTCCGAACTGCGATGTCGAGCCTGCCCGTTCACAGGTGATTCCATCTCTCATTCGCAGGATGATCGAGTTGGAAGAGGGCGCCACACTGTCGGTATGGGGTTCCGGGAAACAGGGCCGGGCGTTCGTCCATGTAGATGATATCGCGCGCGCATTTGTCTCTGCACTGGACTGCTCGTCCGACGAGCTACCGCCTGTCGTGCAGATCGGTCCCGGCCACTGCACATCGATTCGCGAGCTGGTGGAGACCCTCCGGGATCGGGTGATCCGCAAGGACCTGCTCATCGAGTATGACCGATCAAAGCCTGAAGGCGACATTGGCCGGTGCGCCGATTTCTCGCTTGCGCAGCGCGTCCTTGGCTGGTCTCCCCAGGTGGACCTGGAAGCTGGTCTCACGGAGACGTACAACTGGATAGAAGCGGAGCTGCGGGCGCGTATATGA